A window of the Oncorhynchus mykiss isolate Arlee chromosome 15, USDA_OmykA_1.1, whole genome shotgun sequence genome harbors these coding sequences:
- the LOC110489554 gene encoding U2 snRNP-associated SURP motif-containing protein isoform X3: MIEFVVREGPMFEAMIMNRELSNPMYRFLFENQSPAHVYYRWKLYSILQGEAPTKWRTDEFRMFKNGSLWRPPPLNPYLHGNFEEGEEPEEEEEEPGKKGCLKEEERDQLEELLRGLTPRKGDIAEAMLFCLSHAEAAEEIVECVTESLSILKTPLPKKIARLYLVSDVLYNSSAKVANASYYRKYFEAKLCQVFSDLNATYKSTQGHLQSENFKQRVMACFRAWEDWAVYPDPFLIKLQNVFLGLVNLSAEEAASTPITVEKLTFEHLAPSLLAQNEPVEDIDGAPIGEDMDGAPLEDVDGVPIGLDGAAVVPGAPLDGASLGLDDLDGVPIKAPEEDIDGLPLDRAAAKAASFKVAPSKWEAVDESELEAQAVTTSKWEIFEQPEEENKDEDDSDDEDTKSSRSEEPPSYSNPIRDDLDSKTKHSEMNEDRRTKLREIEVKVMKFQDELESGKRPKKSGQSLQEQVEHYRDKLLHKEKEKEKLEREKEREKEREKKDKEKSEARLKDAKKEKDESTPTRRDRRGLSPVVAKKRRHSGSPGSPPRSSSRRARSPSPRSERSERSVRSDRSYSKDVASSRSRSSHKDSPRVTSSKKLSKRSPSLPRTPKRSRRSRSRTPKKSAKKSRSKSRSPHRSHKKSKKSKH, encoded by the exons ATGATCGAGTTTGTGGTGCGTGAGGGCCCCATGTTCGAAGCCATGATCATGAATCGAGAGCTCAGCAATCCCATGTACCG GTTTCTGTTTGAGAACCAGAGCCCAGCGCATGTCTACTACCGTTGGAAACTCTACTCCATACTACAG GGAGAAGCGCCAACAAAATGGCGGACGGACGAATTCCGCATGTTCAAGAATGGCTCGTTGTGGCGCCCTCCTCCCCTCAACCCCTACCTACACGGCAactttgaagagggggaggagccagaggaggaagaggaggagcctgGGAAGAAAGGATGCTTAAAAGAGGA agagcgTGATCAGCTAGAAGAGCTGTTGAGAGGTCTGACTCCTAGGAAGGGTGACATAGCAGAGGCCATGTTGTTCTGTCTGAGTCATGCCGAGGCTGCAGAGGAGATCGTAGAGTGTGTCACAgagtctctctccatcctcaagACACCACTCCCCAAGAAG ATTGCACGTTTATATCTTGTGTCTGACGTGCTGTACAACTCGTCTGCTAAAGTAGCCAACGCGTCGTACTACAGAAAATA CTTTGAGGCCAAGCTCTGCCAGGTCTTCTCGGACCTCAATGCAACATACAAGTCGACACAGGGTCACCTCCAATCAGAGAACTTCAAG CAACGAGTGATGGCGTGTTTCCGTGCGTGGGAGGACTGGGCCGTGTACCCAGATCCCTTCCTCATCAAGCTACAGAACGTCTTCCTGGGTCTAGTCAACTTGTCAGCTGAGGAGGCGGCTTCCACTCCCATCACAGTAGAG AAACTGACGTTTGAACATCTGGCCCCTAGTCTGTTGGCCCAGAATGAGCCAGTGGAGGACATCGACGGGGCCCCCATTGGGGAGGACATGGATGGGGCCCCACTGGAAGACGTGGATGGGGTTCCTATAGGACTGGACGGGGCTGCCGTGGTGCCCGGCGCCCCTCTAGACGGAGCTTCCCTGGGGCTGGATGATCTGGATGGAGTGCCCATCAAAGCCCCGGAGGAGGACATAGACGGACTGCCCT TGGATCGTGCTGCGGCCAAAGCTGCATCCTTTAAAGTAGCCCCTTCAAAATGGGAAGCAGTGGACGAGTCTGAGCTGGAGGCACAGG CCGTGACCACCTCAAAGTGGGAGATCTTTGAGCAGCCAGAGGAGGAGAATAAGGACGAGGACGACAGTGATGATGAGGACACCAAGAGTTCTCGTTCAGAGGAGCCTCCCAGTTACTCCAACCCCATCAGAGACGACTTGGACTCCAAAACCAAGCACTCTGAGATGAATGAGGACAGACGTACCAAGCTACGAGAGATAGAG GTCAAAGTGATGAAGTTCCAGGACGAGCTGGAGTCTGGGAAAAGGCCCAAGAAGTCTGGCCAGAGTCTCCAAGAACAGGTGGAACACTACAGAGACAAACTGTTACACAAG gaaaaagaaaaggagaaactggaacgagagaaagagcgggagaaagagagggagaaaaaggatAAGGAGAAAAGCGAAGCTCGTTTAAAAGATGCCAAGAAGGAGAAGGATGAGTCTACTCCGACCAGGAGAGACCG GCGTGGTCTGTCTCCTGTGGTTGCTAAGAAACGGCGTCACAGCGGCTCGCCCGGCAGCCCCCCGAGGAGCAGCAGCAGACGGGCTCGCTCCCCGTCCCCCCGCTCGGAGAGGTCAGAACGTTCCGTACGCTCGGACCGCTCCTACTCCAAGGACGTAGCGTCGTCACGATCCCGCTCCTCCCACAAAGACTCCCCTCGCGTCACCAGCAGCAAGAAGTTGTCCAAAAG GTCTCCCTCTTTACCCCGCACGCCCAAACGGTCCAGGAGATCGCGCTCCAGAACACCCAAGAAATCCGCTAAGAAGTCACGGTCAAAATCACGGTCTCCGCATCGGTCCCACAAGAAATCAAAGAAGAGCAAACACTGA